One Treponema pectinovorum DNA segment encodes these proteins:
- a CDS encoding PTS sugar transporter subunit IIA → MISDINIGEYLRLGGIYKDIEGETATEVFKSICSKIDLPKELAPRVLYDALCARESILSTAVGNGIAIPHSQHPILKEDINQRIYICHLKEPIDMHAMDGLMVRTMIIPLSSSVKTHLQMISRLARLLAKSDFKKALELKLGIDEIYPLTQLD, encoded by the coding sequence ATGATTTCTGATATAAATATCGGTGAATATTTGCGCTTGGGTGGTATTTATAAGGATATTGAAGGAGAGACAGCAACAGAGGTGTTCAAATCAATCTGTTCAAAAATTGATTTACCAAAAGAGCTTGCTCCTAGAGTTTTGTACGATGCCCTTTGTGCAAGAGAATCCATTTTGAGCACAGCGGTTGGCAATGGAATTGCAATTCCTCATTCGCAGCATCCTATTTTAAAAGAAGATATAAACCAGAGAATTTATATCTGCCATTTAAAAGAACCGATTGATATGCACGCAATGGACGGTTTGATGGTTCGCACTATGATTATTCCGCTTTCAAGTTCTGTTAAGACTCATTTGCAAATGATTTCTCGCTTAGCACGCCTTTTGGCAAAATCTGATTTTAAAAAAGCACTCGAATTAAAACTTGGAATCGACGAGATTTATCCGTTGACCCAGCTTGATTAG